The Sulfolobus sp. A20 genomic interval TAAATGAAATAATCAATAGTGTAAACAATATGGGAATCATCTCTCATTCTACCTCCAACTTACCCTTTTGCCTATAATAGAGAATTATAGCCGCAATTGCAACTATTACTTCTGTTAGAGCCATACCTATTGCAAATAAAGAAAATATAATTGAATTATAAATAATTCCAGAAATACTTGAAAATGAAAAAATAAATAAAATAGCAGAATTTAAGATTATTTCCGATGAAAGTAAAACTCTGATAATGTTTGTAGTAGATGACAGTCCATAAAATCCTATGCCAATTAATATA includes:
- a CDS encoding NADH-quinone oxidoreductase subunit K — encoded protein: MIVLGLLGLVLSGILIGIGFYGLSSTTNIIRVLLSSEIILNSAILFIFSFSSISGIIYNSIIFSLFAIGMALTEVIVAIAAIILYYRQKGKLEVE